The nucleotide window AGCAAATACAGCATGGTGGCGTGAAGGTCGCGAACGTGAACGATCTGCTGGACAGCGTTGTATCCCAATTCATCGGTGGCGCCAAAGGACGTGCCAGGGCGAATACCACCACCGGCCAGCCACATCGTAAACCCCTTGATATGATGATCACGCCCGGGACCGCCTTTGCCTTGGAACATCGGTGTGCGACCAAATTCACCACCCCAGATGACTAAGGTATCCTCCAAGAGTCCACGTTGTTTCAGGTCCAATAACAGCGCTGTCGTCGGCTGGTCGGTTAGACGTCCGCAGACTTCCATGTATTTTTGCAAGTCACCGTGATGATCCCAACCGCGATGGTACAACTGAACAAAGCGCACGTCACGTTCCAAGAGTCGTCGAGCCAATAGGCAGTTCGAGGCATACGAGCCGTCGCCGGGCGTAGCCCCGTAGGCGTCGAGTGTCTGCTGGCTCTCGCCGCTCATATCCACCAGCGCAGGCACCGACGTTTGCATTTGAAACGCCATCTCATAAGCGGCGATTCGAGCTTCAATATCGCCGCCCAATGGGCTGGCATGACGTAATTGGTCCAATCGAGAAATCGAGTCCACCAGTTCACGCTGTTGTTGCAGGCCGATGCCCGGAGGATTGCTGAGATAGTGGACCGGCGCGCCCACAGAATTAAATTCCACACCTTGATACTGGGCAGGCAAAAAACCAGACGACCATTGCCGCGATGCAATGGGCTGTGGATTGCGACCGCCCACACTGGTCATGACGACGAAACTGGGCAGGTCGCGGGACAGGCTACCAAGTCCGTACGCAATCCAGGCTCCCATCGACGGCCGGCCACTGAGCGCTGTTCCCGTGTTCATAAACGCATGCGCAGGGTCATGATTAATCTGCTCGGTGACCATCGAGCGGATAATGCACAGTTCGTCAACGATCGAAGCCTGATGGGGAAGATAATCGCTGACCCACTGTCCGCTGGCACCATACTGTTGAAACCGAGTCAAATGTCCTTGGATCTTCAGGTCTTGACCTTGTAATTGCGCCAGCGGCTGTCCCGCAGTGAACGATTCCGGCATGGGGCGGCCGTCCAGCCGATTCAGCTCAGGTTTGTAATCGAAGGTTTCCAACTGCGATGGCCCGCCAGACATGTACAAAAACAGCACGCGTTTGGCTCGGGGTAGATGATGTGGCAGATCCGGTAGCCCTGCAGTTGCAGAGATGTTCTCGCTCCCGTGTGCCTGTTCGATCTGTAGGCTGCTCAGCGCGGCCAATCCAACGCCAAGGCCGGCAGATTGCAAGAAAGCTCGGCGCCGAAGTTGCTGTCCCAGTGCAATTTGGACTGCAGCATGTCCAGCTGCTGTCCAACATGATTCGCGCTTTTTCATAGTCAGAGTCTCATGTTCAGCTCAGACAGGTTCAGCAGCGCTCGACATACCTGGGTCCACGCAGCCAGTTCATCAGCAACACAATCGGTCCACCGCGGGTGAATGCCTACGCCCAACAACGCTGTTGCCTGTTCAGGTTGATCCTGAAAGTAATTACGACTTGTATCTAGCAGCAACGTGAGTTCTGCCAGCTCCGGCTGGCTGATTTCACGGTTCGTGACGGTTCGGAACAACCACTTCAATCGTTGAGCGTTGGCATGGTCCGCATCGGAAAAGTTTGTATTCGAGACGGCAAGCCAGCCTCGCTCGGCCAACCCGCGAGCCGCTTCGACGAACGTTGGATCGTTCAACAGCGTCAGCGCCGCCAGTGGTGTGTTGGACTGTTGGCGCAGGGCCGTACACTCTTCACGACCAGTGGCATCCAACGCCCGCAACATGGGATGGAGGAATTGTCGCTGCCAGTGCATGTACACACCTCGACGCCACTGATTCTCAGTTGAATCAGCCTGATATTCGCGTTGCGGAAAATTCAGGTGACGATAGTAACCTTCTGGTTGGTAGGGACGCGAACTTGGACCGCCAAACTGGTTGACCAGTAGGCCGCTAACGGCCAGCGCGTTATCGCGAATCATCTCAGCCGGCAATCGAAAGGCAGACTGTCGCGCCAGCCAGCGATTCCCTAGGTCACGCTCCAAGGACTGTTGATCTGCTGAAGATGCTTGACGATAAGTCTGACTAGTCACGATCAGACGAATCGTGCTGCGAACATCCCAGTGGTGGTCCACCAAGTCATGCGCCAAATTATCTAACAACTCTGGATGCGATGGCGGCTGCCCCTGACCACCAAGGTCGCCCAGATCCGAGGCCAGACCTTGTCCAAACAACAAATGCCAGATGCGATTGACCAGGACGCGCGCTGTCAACAGTCCAATTCCGTCCTCAGAATCCACCAGCCAATTGGCTAAATCCAATCGTGTCAGCCTTGGTAACTGTTCAGAGCCTAATGGTCTGGGCGTCGAAAGAAACTTCGGAAAGCTCGGCTCGACGATTGGACCACTTTCGTCCATCCAGTTGCCACGCGGCAGGACGCGCGTTACTCGTGGCTCAGCCAACGCCTGGGTAATCATCGAGCTGCGGACTTGTCTATTCAATTCGCTGATGAGTTTCTCTGTATGCTTGATTTGTGCCTGCGTTGCCTTGCGCTGCTGCGGGTCTGCGATGTTCAATTCATCTTGCAAACGCTGCAGTTCATGGGCGAGTTCCGCTCCTCGTTGCCGTTGCCACACGGTAGGCAATTCGATTTCGGGGTCGCGTCGAGTTGGCGATTCATTTGAGCCAGCCGTGAAGTGTTTTTCATCGTCAATATCAGCGAAGAAGGCCGCCAGCGAATAGAAATCGTGCATGGTATATGGGTCAAACTTGTGGTCGTGACACTGCGCACAACCTACCGTGGCACCCAGCCAGACCGCCGACAGATTGCGTACGCGATCCGCTGCGTAGATGGCGCGATATTCGCCTGGTTGTAATCCGCCTTCGTGTGTGGTTTGAAGTACCCGGTTATAACCAGTGGCAATGCGCTGCTCTAGCGTTGGGTTGGGCAGCAGATCGCCAGCCAATTGGTGGCGAGTCATCTCGTCAAACGTCAAACCATCGTTAAAAGCGCCAATCACCCAGTCGCGATAGGCGGAGATGTTGTGCTCTTGGTCGCCGTGGTAGCCGACCGAATCCGCATAGCGGACTAAATCCAACCAATAGATAGCCAGTCGCTCGCCAAAACCCGGACTGAAAAGCAGTTCGTCTACGGCTGTTTCATAGGTCAACGGATCCAACGGGGGGGCCTGCCACTGTTCTAGTTGCTGCTGAGTTGGCGGCAGACCCGTCAAATCAAACGTCAACCGTCGCAGCAGCGTGACCGCCTCGGCCACCGGCGCGGGTGACAAACCGTAATCGCTCAATTTTGCACCGATGAAGGCATCGATCCAATTGGTCGACCAGCGCGACGGGCCTGCCTCGGGAATGGGCCAGCGTTGAGGAACTTGATAAGCCCAATGCCCTGACCAGGCGGCACCATTCTGAATCCAAGCCCTCAGCCGATCGACTTCTGATCTGCTCAGTGGCTTGTTGATTTCTGGCGGAGGCATGACGGTCGAGGCATCATGGCTGAGCACTCGCCGCAACAGCTCGCTCTCCTGCGGCTTGCCGGGCGCGACGACTCGCGCCAGGGAAGTTGGATCGTCGAGTCTCAAATCGGCTTGTCGCGTAGCAGCATCCGGTCCATGACACTGGAAACAGCGATCCGACAGCAGCGGTCGAACGTGGCGATGAAAGTCTACAGTCGCCGAATCATCGGCAACGCAGCTAGATGCCGTCAACCACAGTCCCGCCGCCCCTACGACGGCTACCCAACTTGCTCTCATGAAAACTCTGCCGAGTCGAATCACGCTTACAGCCCAGCTGTTGAGTATACCACGAATGCCGGTAGCGTTGTCTGGGCCGGTAGTTAGGCCGGTTGTTGAAAGCCTACCCACCAGCCAATAATGTTTGAATCTCGCAAAATGTCAGAATCCTGGGATGTTAGGGTGCCCGCGCGTCAATCGCCAATTTGATTCTGATGATACCTTGAAGATACTAGCGCAGGCGTTGCCAAATTTTCACTCTGAATTGGAAATCAGCGATCGGCAGCAGTCCAGGGCGCGTTGGTGGACGATGGCGTTACTACCGATGCCGTTGCCACCAAAGGCGGTAGCGTTTCCTTGCCAATCGGTAAAGCGACCACCGGCTTGGTCGATGATGATTTGTGGAGCAGCCAGATCCCATGGATTGGCGATCGGATCAACCATCAGTTCAGCGCGTCCAGTTGCCACTAACAGATACCCGTAGCCGTCTCCCCAAGTGCGCGTCACATAGGCTTCTCGTTCAAGAGCTTGATAAGCTGCCAGTGCATTTTGCCGCGCAAAGAGGTCGGCTTGGGACATCAAAAATGCGCCTTTGTCCAACGTGCGCTGTGATACCTGACAACGTGCGGGTGGTTTGCCAGCCAAGCAATGCCAAGCGCCATGGCCATCCGCTGCGAATACCAGCTCATCTAAAGCTGGAATGAAAATCACGCCCATGACGGTTTGTCCTCGGTGCTGTACAGCCAGCAGCGTCGAATACAGCGGCACTCCCGTGATAAAGCTCTTGGTTCCATCAATGGGATCGACAATCCATTGGTAATCGGAGCTACCGGCCTGCATGCCAAACTCTTCGCCTAAGATGGCATCGTTGGGAAAACGCTGCGACAAGTGCTGGCGAATGAGCTGTTCGGCTCCGCGATCAGCGATGGTGACAGGTGAGTTATCGTCTTTGCGGTCAACATCAATGGGACGCCCGAAATGTTCGAGCGTCGCTCTGCCGGCCAGCCGCGTTAACTCGATGGCGGCTGCAAGTCGCCCATCACGAAAGGTCTTGATTGTCTGGTTGATCGACACCGGTGAGCCTCTAGGTCAGACGATTCACTCGAAAGTTGCTCGGTTCATGAACTGCCGAGCCTGCCATTACTTCGAATCTTGGCATCGCCGCTTGGCGCATACAGGAATGAGTGCACGGCCAATAAAATGGCTCCACAGACCAATAGGCTGTCGGCGATGTTGAAATTTGGCCAGGTGAACTCGCCATATCGCAGAAGTATCCAATCCCGGACACCGCTGGCCCATTCGGGCCGATCCAGGGGTGGATTCCACAGTCCCAGCCGATCATGCAGATTACCAACGATCCCGCCGAGCACCATCGCCAGCGAAACGGTTAGCCACCAACTCTCAATGGCCCGATACTTCACCATCCAAACCAGAATTACGACGCAAGCCAGACAGGCCATCAGGGCGAACACCGAACCCCAGCCGGCCCCCATACCAAACAACGCGCCCGGATTGACCGTAGTCTCCAACCCGGCATACGGCTCAAGCAGCCAATAGGGCGGACTCTCGCCAGGCAAACCCAACCACTCGAAGATTCGCTGTTTCGTCCACAAATCGCTGATCGCTCCTGCGACAGCGATTGCCGCAAAAAAACACCATCGCATGCTTGGAACTCCTGTCTCCGTTGGGCGGTGTTTCAATATCCTGAACTCTCAAGCCGGCCGGCACACTTCACGCAGAAGATCGACTCCGGCAACATCTCCAGACGACCTTTGGGTATCCTGGCCCCGCATTCGTCGCATAGTCCGTACGTGCCCTCTGCTATTTTCTCAAGGGCCATGTCAACCAGCCGAATTTTGTCACCATCCCGCGACAGCAACCCCAAGGTGAATTCCTGTTCAAAGCTGTGCGAGCCAACTTCAGCTGGATGGATGGGAGCGTGATTGTCCACCGCCGCGTCGTCGGACCCCAGTGCCTCCTGAGACATCATGGCCACATCGCCGTACAACCGGCGACGCTTCTCTAGCAAAATCGTCTTGAATTGGGAATAGTCTTTTTTGGCTGGGGCCGCCACCGACTTCGCGCCTCTGGAACCAGTCGAATGGCCTGCCGTTTTACCGCTCAGCTTCTTCGAGATGACCTTTGCCGGTGTCTTGGCCGTCCTACCGGCCTTACTGGCAAACTTGCCTTTGGAAGCTACAACTTTTTGCGCTGCCTTTCCACTTGCCGCGCGTCTGGTCTTGCTAGCGGCTGCCTTGCCATTAGAACTCTTGTTGCTCACCTTAGATTTTGACGCCTTAACCGCCGATTTAGACACTACGGTAGCACGTTTTGCGGTAGTCTTCGCCTTGCCGATGGACTTGGCCTTGGAAGAACCCTTCAACTTCGAAGTCAGTGACCCATTGGCGGATTGTGACTTGCTTTTGGAGCCACCTTTAGCGGTCGGCTTCTTGACTTTTGTCGGCTTTTTGGCCATCAATGAACTCCCTGCCCGTTTGGGGTGTATCTGACTGTTCTCTGGAGGGGCATCGTTGAGTGAATCTAAGAATTTCCTACTTTAGGTAGTTGGGCAATAGCATGATAGGGTCTTGCTAGGATATAACCACAACTTCAACGATATTTACTGCCCTGGACACCTGGAAAACCGTAATTTTGGGGTATTTCAATGGCCGACCCATCCGTGGCCACTAGTCGCAGCAGCCCACTCACTAGTGGGGTGGCCTGCCAACGCTGTATTAATTCTGGCTGTCGAGCGACCTTTGACATCAGCCAGACCCGGACAGCTTGCGACCATTGCGGTGACCTACTTGACATTGAGTACGATTGGTCGCAGATCGCAGTTCCCAAGCAACTGCGCGATTTTGAGAAGATGTGGTCGCAGCGCCATGATCCGGTTCGGTTCAGCGGCGTTTGGAGATTCCATGAACTGCTGCCATTTGCACCCACCAATTTCTTAGTGACGGTGGGTGAAGGTCAAACACTGCTACAGCGTGCCGATCGTGTGGCCAGCTACGTTGGGCAGTCCGAAGGTAATCTGTACCTACAGTATGAGGGCATGAACCCCAGCGGCTCGTTCAAAGACAACGGCATGTGCGCCGCATTTACACATGCTCATCTGACTGGCGCTCGCCGCGCCGCCTGCGCTTCGACTGGCAACACCAGTGCTTCGCTGGCGATGTACAGTTCGGTCACGAACCTGATGAAGGCGGTGATTTTCGTGGGCAGTGGCAAAATCGCCTACGGTAAGTTATCTCAAGCGCTGGAATACGGTGCCTTAACTGTACAAATCGCTGGAGATTTTGACGACGCCATGGTGCGCGTACGCGAAGTCTCCAAAGACCTCGGCATCTATCTGGTTAACAGTGTCAATCCGTTCCGGCTGGAAGGTCAAAAGACCATCATGTTCCGCGTGCTCGAAGCGTTGCGCTGGCAAGTACCCGACTGGATCGTGGTTCCCGGGGGCAACTTGGGTAACTCAAGCGCATTTGGCAAGGCTTTTAAAGAGTTACATGAGTTGGGATTGATCGACCGCGTGCCTCGATTGGCCGTCATCAACGCCGCCGGTGCCGATACGCTGTATCAATTGTACGAGCGTCGTGGTCTGCGCTGGAATAACGGACAACCCGATCAGCGCATCGTCAGCGATTACTACCAAGAACTGGATAGTCGCAATTGCAAAGCGGACACAATCGCCAGTGCCATTGAGATCAATCGCCCCGTAAACTTGAAGAAGTGCCTGCGAGCCCTGGATTTTTGTGATGGCGTGGTTCGTAAGGTCAGCGACCAGGAAATGCTGGACGCCAAAGCACAAGTTGGTGCGGGCGGAATCGGCTGTGAACCGGCCAGCGCCGCCAGCGTGGCTGGGGCAAAGCTGCTGAGAGAGGAGGGCGTTATTGCCCCCTCAGAGCGCGTGGTTTGTATTTTGACTGGCCATCAGCTCAAAGATCCAACTGCGACCGTGGCCTATCATACGACGGACCAAGATAAATTCAACGAAGTGTTGGGCAGCCGTGGAGTGGCCCGTGCCTCGTTCGCAAATCGGGCGGTGGCCGTGCCCAACGAACTGGATGCGATCATCCGAGCCATTCACTTGTACAGTTGACAGGAGTTATCATCGGTGAGCATTCAGCTTGTAATCCATGGCGCTGCCGGGCGGATGGGAAGGCGCTTGATCGCACTGGGGCATGCAGATTCTCAATTGCAGATTGTGGGCGCCGTCGACTCATCCAAGAACCCTTTGATAGGTTCCGATGCCGGTCAGGCGGCTGGAGTGGGCACCATCGGCTTGACGCTGACCGAACAGTGGCCTGACCGAGCCGATGTCGCCATTGACTTTTCGGTTCCCGCCGCCTGTTTGCAGGCTGTCCAGCTTTGTCAAGAACGATCCATCGCCCTGGTTGCAGCCACAACCGGGTTAGAGCCGCATCAAGTGGACGTCATTCGAGCCGCTTCTAATTTCATCCCAATCTGCTGGGCCCCGAATATGTCCCTGGCGGTGAATTTAACCATGCGTCTGGCTCAGCAGGCAGCCACGGCGCTCAAAGCCCAACAACCCGACGTGGAAATTCTGGAACGCCACCATCGTTTCAAGGAAGACTCGCCCAGCGGCACCGCCTTGAAATTCGGTGAGCTGATCGCCAACGCCATGGGTTTGACCAGCCACGTACACGGCCGCGAAGGACAGTGTGGCCCACGCACTCGCAACGAAATTGGATATCACGCAATTCGCACTGGTGACGATCCCGGGCAGCATACGATTATCTTTGGCATGTTAGGAGAAACGATCGAGCTGCGTGTGGCTGCGTCCAATCGCGATTGTTACGCTCAAGGCGCACTGGCAGCTGCTAAGTTTCTAGTTGGCAAACCACCAGGGTTGTACTCGATGTTCGATGTTCTCGGTTTGCCACCGCATTAGCTGCCCACTGGGAACTGGGACTTTCAGGTACCGCGCGCCGGACTTCGTGGCTTCGCAGGGTGGGCCAAGCGCGGCCAGGGTAACTTGGTCCTCTCGCCCCACAGTCATTGTTTGCTGGCGAGCAGTTATGGTTGAAAAGTGCCTGGCCCCACGCCGGCCCACCACAGCCTGGCTAGCGTTGGAAATGTACTAGCGTTACATATCTGCATTTTGCAAGACAAACCCTACAGCGCTCGGCGACGATGCCGATATCCCAAGCCAGTCATGGCACACAGTAGCAGCGCGAAACTAGAGGGCTCCGGTACCATATAAGGCGTAGCCACCGTGCGTGCTAAGAAGTCACGGAGGCGCTCCCGCAAATTGAGTCCCCCAAGATCGAGATCCCACTCAACGTTGTGATAGGTAGCATCGGTAGGCTGGTACCACATTTCCGTGTCGATGCCGACAGCCAGGAACCGGTTAAGCATTTGCGGTTCCCAAGGCACCACTAAGTCGGCCGTATTGTTCAGTAAGAAAACCGGAGGGCCGCCAGCCTGAATCTTGTTGTAGTTACCGTAGGTGGAACCCACTAGTGAGATCACCGCTTGAGCCGCATAGCGCGAGTTGATCGGGTTATTGTTGTACTGCAGCATCAATAGATTAATCGCTCCGGCAGATCCGCCACCGGCAGCAATTCGGTCGGGATCGATTCCAAGCATGGCGGCGTTGGTGCGAGTCCAGTCGATCGCAACTGCAAAGTCCTCAATTCCAGCTCGTACGGCCTTCAGCCCCGGAAAAATACTATAGAGGAACGGAACCGTCAAACCCGCGTAGGGCTGCGTACCAAAGATGGTATTACCCACAGTCGCATTACTGTGGTCTGCTGCTGGTGCACCCTGCCGATAGTCTGTAATAACTACGGTGTAACCACGCTGAGCAAAATAGCGGGCAGGATCGGTGACCCGACCTGCAGTACGTCTGGCCGATGACCAAGCGCCACCATCCTGGAGCACGATGGCAGGACGATTCACGGGGATGGCACCCAAGCCAATATCCACGGGCTGATAAACATCTGCCAGCAAGGGAACCGATCCAGAACTAGTGGTGCCCATCGTATACTGGTACGTGGTGACCGAATAACCATACAACTGGTCGACGTACACCAAGCCAGCGTTTAAGCTGATCGAGGTAGAATGGACGAAGGAAACAGACAGGACCAAAAGCCAGAAACGATTCACTGCGCTCATCAACATCGTCGTCCCCCGATTCTGTTAGCTGGAATGTGTGTTTGTCAGTTAATTGCCATCCGTTAAAATCGAGTCGTAGCCAAGTACACTGCGGCGACACCACGCTCGCCGTGCGGCAAAATACCCCACCAGAAAAGTCGAGTCAATCTTTCCCCCCAGACTAGCTGTTTCACTAGCGATGCCGGAGACTTTAAACGTGGCCCGATGCGATGAAGGTTATCTGTGTGCGGTGTGTGGCCAAGAGGTCAAACGGCTTGTCGATAGCTCCTTATATTTGCAGTATATCGTTGGCTGGATTTCTGCTGACCAGCTCAATCGAACACGCGACATACACCTCCGCTGCAATCCTCACTTGGCTCAGTTCATCGACTCGCCAGAATTCAAGCCGCCGGTCGAAGTGTCGGGCCAGTTCGATCGCCGACTATTGGATCGCCAGTTCGACTCGCAGCGGTCTCAGTTGATCACCCGAGGTTACGACCGGCTGCGGTTCCTGCAACGCCATCGCGACACAACGATTCAGGACTATCCGCTGAACCTGTAGCTCAGAAACCAACCAACCGGGCAGGACTAGCCTGCGGTGTTGGTATCAGCGGCACGCTGACCAAGCGTCATGTCAGGTCTTACCAAGAGGTATGCCCACTTCCATGGGATGGCAATCTGCGGTCCTCAGATGCCCTTTAACAACTTACCGATGGCTTGCCGTGCGGCTTCGAGGGCTTGAGGTAGTTTGTCAGGTTGTTTGCCGCCAGCTTGCGCAAAGTCTGGCTTGCCACCACCCCCACCGCCAACAATCGGTGCGACCTGTCCAATCCAGTCGTTGGCGCTCACGCCTTTGCCGACCAGCGATTTGCTCAATCCCGCGACTAGCATCACTTTGTCATCACCCGATTTGGCGGCCAGCAAGACGGCAGCCGGTTGGGCGCTCTGCGTGCGAATCTGGTCGATCCAACGGCGCATCAAATTTGGATTGGCTCCGACCGTCTCAGTAACTAAAACTAGCGTGTCACCAACCATCTGGCCTCTGTCCAACAGACTGGCTACCGACAATTCGCCTTCGCTGGCCAACTCGGCAATCTGTGATTGCAGTTTCTGTTGATCGGCCCTGAGGGATTGCACGCGGGCCAGTAGTTTGTCGGAGGCGACATTGAGCATTCGCGATGCATCGCGCAGTAGCCTGCGCTGCTGCGGGTAGTCACTGGCCGATCCGGCCGAGCTGGAAAGCGATTGTAGTTGGCATTCGGCACCCCCGTCCAACTGCTTTTTTAGCCCGCGGACGTTGAGCGACAAGCACTTGATGGCTTCCACCACATCACCTGTAGCGCAGCTCAATTCATCGGCGATGCGCTGTAGGACTTGCTGAACCTCTGAACGACGAGCTGCGGCTTTCTCGCCGGTCAACGCTTCGATGCGCCGCGTGCCGGCCGCGATGCCTTCCTCGCTCATGACCTCAAAATTCTGCACCTGTTGAGTATTCTGCAAATGCGTACCGCCGCATAGTTCCTTAGAAAAATCGCCCATCGAGACCATCCGTACCGGATCGGGATATTTTTCACCGAACAGCATCATGGCTCCCGCTTGACGGGCTTCGGTCAGCGGCACCGTCTTCCATGAAATCGGCTCGGCAGCGCGCACGCGATCGGTCACTATCGATTCAATCTGTTGTACTTGCTGATCGGTCAGTGCAACCAGATTAGTAAAGTCGAATCGCAGCCAATCGTCATCGACCTTGCTGCCCTGTTGCTGAGCGTGCCCGCCTAACACCGACTGTAGAGCGTGATGCAAAATGTGCGTCGCCGAGTGTGCGCGTTGAATACCGCTGCGCCGCGCGTCGTCAACCTGAGCTGACAACTGCTGACCCGTCGACAGCCGACCCTTTGTTAAGCGGCCCAAGTGAACAATCAACTCGCCAGAGCGCTGTGTGTCTGTCACTAAGAACTCGACGCCATCGGCCTGGAGGCGCCCCCGGTCGCCCACCTGTCCACCGCCTTCCGCGTAGAACGGAGTGCGATCAACGACTACTTGCAAGCGCTGGTCTGTGCACTGGCTGGCATCAATCTGGCTAGCCAACCGCTCGTCAGCTCCGTCTCCCACGATGATGCCTTGAACGACCACCGGGCTGGAATTAGTTTCGTAGCCCACGAATTCCGTGCGATGCAAAGCTGCCTTGAGCGTTTCCAAAGGACCGGTTTGAAATAGTTCGCGTTGGCCACCGCCGCTGATTTCTTCGTGCTTCTTCATGGCCTGGCGAAATCCGCTCCAATCGAATGTAAAACTGCGATCGGCAGCCATTGTTTGAAACAGTTCGGGCGGAACGCCGTAGGTTTGATAGAGCGTGGCTGCTTCGTCGCCATCGACCATCAACATTCGCGATTGTTCCATGTGAGAAAACACTTTGGCGATCCGATCCAATCCGGCATCAATCGTGGAGAAAAAGTCCCCTTCCTCTTTGCGAATCACTTCGGCCACTCGCTGAACGGTAGTCTTCAGTTCCGGATACGCGCCGCCCATTGCTTGGGCGACGGCGGGAACCAATTGATACAGAAAAGGCTGGCGCATGCCCATCTGATGGCCGTCCAATACAGCCCGTCGCAATAGCCGCTTGATAACGTACCGCGCCTTCTTGGGACCCGGCAGAATATTCTCATGAACGGAAAATACACAGGCGCGGATATGGTCAGTGATTCGCCGTAGCCGTCGGCCATCTTCGCTGTCGTAAACATAGGATCGCGAGCAAACTTCGGCTGCCGCCTTGACGATGGGAAACAATATGTCGATATGAAAATTGGTGGGTACGTTCTGCATAACGCTGGCCGTTCGCTCAAGTCCCATACCGGTGTCAATATTCTTGCTGGGCAGTGGCCGCAAATTGTTGGGGGGCTCACCCACGCGATTGAACTGCGTGAACACCAAGTTCCAAATCTCAACGTCCTTGCCATTATCCAATTGGTAGTAGATTTCGCTGCATGGCCCGCATACCCCGTCGGGGCCTTGGCTGGGGGCGCTGGCGGGCCAGAAATTTTCATCTTCGTCCATGCGAGAAATGCGACTAGCTGGTAGTCCGATCTTTTCATGCCAAATCCCAGCGGCTTCATCATCATCCTTGTAAACCGTGACGGTGAGGCGCGCAGGATCGATGCCCAGCCACTTCTTGTCGGTTAAGAATTGCCAGGCCCACAGGATGGCTTCGGCCTTGAAATAATCACCAAAACTAAAATTGCCCAGCATCTCGAAAAAAGTGTGGTGATAGGCGGTGCGACCAACATTGTCGATGTCGCCGGTACGCAAGCATTTCTGGCATGTAGTGGCGCGCGTAAAGTCCAGCTTGACCTTGCCCAAAAAGTGATCTTTGAATTGGTTCATGCCCGCAGGTGTAAACAGAACAGATGGATCCCAAGTGGGCACCAGCACATCACTGGGCTGCCTGGAGTGCCCCTGCTGCACGAAGAATTCCAAATATTTTTCACGTAGTTCGTCGGTTTTCATATTCTGCCACTAAAAGAAGAAGTGTACCCCAGCCATATGTTCGGTGATGCAATGAGCCGCTGCAATTTTACCGGGCAATTGAGGTGACCCAATATATGCTGGCTCGCCTGTTCCAGCCATCGCAGTTGGTGGCTGGATTGTGGCCTCGACCTACGGTTGAACGACGGCCTTGGTAGGCTGCCCGTCGCTAGTGATGGCGACCACCGTAACTTGACCGCTAAGATTCTGGACCAGTTGGTGAAACTGATCTGGCGTCTGGACCGCTTGTCCGTTGACGCTAGCCACCCCATACCCAGCTCGCAGTCCGGCCTTCCAAGCTGGCGAATCAGGCGCCACGGACAGCAGGGCCACGCGCGGGCTACCACGTGCGACGGCAATCTGCTCGACCTGCCCGTCGATCGCGGTCAAGAATTCTATTTGCGCTCCGCGCCAAATTGGTGGGCCATGCAAGCTAAACGACGGTCGGCTGGTTGCCAAAAACTTCTTGGATAGTTCGGCTTCTAGGCTTAGAGTCTGCTCGGAAGCGCCCGGCCGAATGCGCTGCACGACCAGCGA belongs to Pirellulaceae bacterium and includes:
- a CDS encoding DUF1501 domain-containing protein, with protein sequence MKKRESCWTAAGHAAVQIALGQQLRRRAFLQSAGLGVGLAALSSLQIEQAHGSENISATAGLPDLPHHLPRAKRVLFLYMSGGPSQLETFDYKPELNRLDGRPMPESFTAGQPLAQLQGQDLKIQGHLTRFQQYGASGQWVSDYLPHQASIVDELCIIRSMVTEQINHDPAHAFMNTGTALSGRPSMGAWIAYGLGSLSRDLPSFVVMTSVGGRNPQPIASRQWSSGFLPAQYQGVEFNSVGAPVHYLSNPPGIGLQQQRELVDSISRLDQLRHASPLGGDIEARIAAYEMAFQMQTSVPALVDMSGESQQTLDAYGATPGDGSYASNCLLARRLLERDVRFVQLYHRGWDHHGDLQKYMEVCGRLTDQPTTALLLDLKQRGLLEDTLVIWGGEFGRTPMFQGKGGPGRDHHIKGFTMWLAGGGIRPGTSFGATDELGYNAVQQIVHVRDLHATMLYLLGIDDRRFSVRHQGLDMRLTGVEPARVLHELIR
- a CDS encoding PSD1 domain-containing protein is translated as MRASWVAVVGAAGLWLTASSCVADDSATVDFHRHVRPLLSDRCFQCHGPDAATRQADLRLDDPTSLARVVAPGKPQESELLRRVLSHDASTVMPPPEINKPLSRSEVDRLRAWIQNGAAWSGHWAYQVPQRWPIPEAGPSRWSTNWIDAFIGAKLSDYGLSPAPVAEAVTLLRRLTFDLTGLPPTQQQLEQWQAPPLDPLTYETAVDELLFSPGFGERLAIYWLDLVRYADSVGYHGDQEHNISAYRDWVIGAFNDGLTFDEMTRHQLAGDLLPNPTLEQRIATGYNRVLQTTHEGGLQPGEYRAIYAADRVRNLSAVWLGATVGCAQCHDHKFDPYTMHDFYSLAAFFADIDDEKHFTAGSNESPTRRDPEIELPTVWQRQRGAELAHELQRLQDELNIADPQQRKATQAQIKHTEKLISELNRQVRSSMITQALAEPRVTRVLPRGNWMDESGPIVEPSFPKFLSTPRPLGSEQLPRLTRLDLANWLVDSEDGIGLLTARVLVNRIWHLLFGQGLASDLGDLGGQGQPPSHPELLDNLAHDLVDHHWDVRSTIRLIVTSQTYRQASSADQQSLERDLGNRWLARQSAFRLPAEMIRDNALAVSGLLVNQFGGPSSRPYQPEGYYRHLNFPQREYQADSTENQWRRGVYMHWQRQFLHPMLRALDATGREECTALRQQSNTPLAALTLLNDPTFVEAARGLAERGWLAVSNTNFSDADHANAQRLKWLFRTVTNREISQPELAELTLLLDTSRNYFQDQPEQATALLGVGIHPRWTDCVADELAAWTQVCRALLNLSELNMRL
- a CDS encoding inositol monophosphatase family protein encodes the protein MKTFRDGRLAAAIELTRLAGRATLEHFGRPIDVDRKDDNSPVTIADRGAEQLIRQHLSQRFPNDAILGEEFGMQAGSSDYQWIVDPIDGTKSFITGVPLYSTLLAVQHRGQTVMGVIFIPALDELVFAADGHGAWHCLAGKPPARCQVSQRTLDKGAFLMSQADLFARQNALAAYQALEREAYVTRTWGDGYGYLLVATGRAELMVDPIANPWDLAAPQIIIDQAGGRFTDWQGNATAFGGNGIGSNAIVHQRALDCCRSLISNSE
- a CDS encoding signal peptidase II encodes the protein MRWCFFAAIAVAGAISDLWTKQRIFEWLGLPGESPPYWLLEPYAGLETTVNPGALFGMGAGWGSVFALMACLACVVILVWMVKYRAIESWWLTVSLAMVLGGIVGNLHDRLGLWNPPLDRPEWASGVRDWILLRYGEFTWPNFNIADSLLVCGAILLAVHSFLYAPSGDAKIRSNGRLGSS
- a CDS encoding TraR/DksA C4-type zinc finger protein, whose translation is MAAPAKKDYSQFKTILLEKRRRLYGDVAMMSQEALGSDDAAVDNHAPIHPAEVGSHSFEQEFTLGLLSRDGDKIRLVDMALEKIAEGTYGLCDECGARIPKGRLEMLPESIFCVKCAGRLESSGY